In Chelmon rostratus isolate fCheRos1 chromosome 21, fCheRos1.pri, whole genome shotgun sequence, the genomic window ATCAAATAGAAATCGTATCCGCTTGAGCTCTGGGCTCCCAGGGAGCAGCATCACCAAGGGGGCTTGTCACATTACACGATGGGACTCCTTAACAGGTTCAATTAAGAAAATCATCTGGACTGAAATGCAAACCCACAGAACTCGCGCCCAGTGGGGTAGGAAGGGCAGAAACATGGGGACAGGTCACTGCCACTCATTGTAGTTTCACTGTCATTATGCATGAACTGCAAAAAAGGATTTCATCTGATACTAAACAACCATTACATGAACCTGGTCAGAACTAAAAAGTAAAAGAGTTTCAGCTCACTTTTTAGCTGCCTAGACTGTAAATGTACTCTTTTGGTTCAATCTCACCCCTCTTTGTGTAATTTTTAGCAAAAAATTTTTTTGAAAATCTCTAAAAACCCGATGTAAACTACCTGCTGAGcactaaacagcagacagacacagtttgcAGCTAggtggtgaacatagtggagcatttagcagctaaagagctagatatttccctctgggattggtagagaccaaaaacagagctaaaagagagcaaaCGTTGGACTTAAATCTCATCAAGTGATCGAATTATTGCTCCATAACTACTggaaatataaatacagaacTGTGCTGAACAACTTTgccacaaaaactgaaaaaaggttAAATCGTGATAATGAGTTCACAACTTGTTCTAAATACCccaaagtggcaaaaaaaaaaattacaaataaaagttattgcaggtttaaggaAGAGAataagaaagaggaagaggatgctTGAgatcaaataaacaaacaaactgaatgagGGATGAAACTTACCTGCTCGAGTCTTCAATTTTAAGATAGGGAGACCTCAAATCTCCAGCTGTAGACCAGGAGAAGTGtagaggaacagaaaaaaatcaaatgaaccAAAACACTTATGCCCacagaaatacagtatttttgaGAAATAAAGGCATTAGCAGCGCACAAGTATACATAAACTAACCTTTGACAACATGAGAACCTTGTTGTTTGGTGTAAGTCCTCTGCATTAAAAAGAAAGttgaaaataagaaagaaaataagataacaCTAGAGAGCAAAAGCAGATGTGCATTACATTGTAGCAATTCTATTCACTAATTGTATTATTTGTTCATCATGAGCCAAAACATGATCATAATCCAACTCCAATCTGTCCTGCctctaaaaatgtcttttcaaaactttcttgctttttacCAATTAATTTAATTATGATTTCCTTGACCTTACCTCTGGTCTCTTGTGCACCACGCTGAAGCTCTCTCGAGTCAACTGTTTCAAATATAAAAGGACATCTGATACTACATTAAGGAACAACATAACACACAGACTGGTCTGTAATTAAGAGCATGTTATTTCCAAACTAGTTAACAGCAGATTTCCTCAGCTTGcatcagtgaaacacagcaacacagatcAGAACATAAGCACACCCATGGTGCCATCTGCTGTTAGCAAAGGTTCACTGCTCTACAGATTTGAACAAGAATAAGAGTTTGCATCAAatcatgttattattttgaTATGGAATTCCTCTCTTATCACCACGCAAAAGGATACCATCCACATACAAAATCTTGACTCCCCATGAGCAGGCATTGGTCAAAACACTGCTCCTCTGGAGTCTTTCCTACAAGACAGCATCAAGTTAAGATAACAGGCCATGGTGATTTTCAGGATATCATCAAATACCCacagaacaaaaataaagcCAACAGATCAGCATGATAAACCATATTTTAGCTGCACTGACTCACATTGTTGCAAATGGCTTTTTCAAGCAGGGCCTTCCCACGGCTGCCACAAacctggagagaaaaacagcacagcacagataTATATTTCACTCCAGCTGATACTTCATAGTAACATCCTCTGACATAATTTCCAAATAAGTTggtgattaaaaacaagatcAATATAAGtcagaatatttaaaatgtgattgtTTGAAAGGTGATAAATAGCATCcttaattcatattttttaacaGAATTTCTCATAAATGCAGAACAATTTACACAATtcagtacattttcatttagGGCACTAAATAACATCTAAGTAGCGatctgtctgtggagattctcattcatccaggtcatggtacttctaaaGTTTTTCCAAAAGGCAAATGGCCCGTGATGACACACATGATGGTCGGGCGGAAAAACCTCAACCCTTCACACAAGGATCCACCATTGTTAGTCTATTGACCCATTAACACCCTGGTCCACGTGACcttaatgactcacatgatagcCAGACGGATCCATgaccctgcaagaggataaatacctgagacttcccaccaggcagttagaactgaagaagtattttggatgagaggcaaaacatcttcagaacctcaaacaagtccagttgccttttaGAAAAACCTTTGAAACATCTAAGTATCAATGTTTGATTTTTACAGCAAGAATTGGATATAATAAACGCTAAGAAATAtattaacacaaaaacatgcactgaCATTGGAAACAGAGGAGATCTAggtaatatatatattatgttaaAATGCATTAAGTAGGAAAAAATACACACCATATAAATTAATCCAAAAGAATCAGCTGGGTggtaaaactgacttgactttaGGAATAGTAAACTTTAATCCTTTTATGATTCTGCTTTGCCAGTTATCAGGTTAAATAATACTGAATAATGTTTCTTCAGTACGAATATCACTGAAAGCTGTAAAAAGTTTTAAAACATGCGTGGGTGATGCTCAGTACCATTGGTCTAGGGGTTCCTTGTCGCCGTTTCTCATTGCTGAGGACGCACTCTCGTGTCATTATAGGACGTTGGGTGTCTTCACTTGTTCCCGTGGCCCCTGCTGTGGTATCTGTACTCCTTTGCTTCTTCAAGCTCTCTTGGCTTCCAGTCACAACAAAGCTCACATCCTTGTGGAGGAAACTCTCAACCCGcttcagataaacacacacacacacacacaaaatctgcTTATCAGTTTCTGCTGAGAGCCATCTGCCATATTTAGACCTTTACCTTTCCTTGCACGCATCTAACTCGAATTTCAGCAGTCTGtcaaaaattattattatttacttagcatacttatatatatttttggcTCAAAGGGTCTGATGGCTTAAGGATACAATAATTCTTGtatataaacaacaaaaaccaatGTTCACACAGCATAGGATCCACAGACATAATGCCTTCTTATTCACATGGGCTTACCCCTCCCAGAAGAGATATGGCCTCCAAAAGCAGGGCTGTTGAGCGTTTCTTCACACTGTCCAGATAGAAGGTCTTCCCCTTTAGCTTCTTCTGTCCAGGACACAGTGAGCCTAGAAGGCCTTGCTCCTCTGCATACTGCTGGTGCTGCATGATCCTGGTGCGGTCAAGGAGCTTAAATCtttacagaaaaacaccagGATCCCACTtaaaagacagaacaaagcaCAAGTGTTAATTAAATGTACAATTAAATTAACCAACAGTTGACAGagagcaaattaaaaatgcGATCTACCATCAAGAGACAGTCTTAATACAAACAgctgtaataataatgtttaataAGCTCGTTTTTACAATGTTTTGCCCAAACTTCTCACTGACTTTGTATTAAGAAGGTCTCCATGAAACAGGAGATCAGTCCGTAATCATGCACATTTCGAAATAAATTACTTGAGTGTTTCTAAATTGTTAAATTGAGGTTAAATGTAATCTGGTTTCCTCTTAATGGTCAAATTGAGGTAGAATTAACAATGACTGCCATGCTCAAAATAATGCTGCAATGGTTTTACGTGCCCAAACAGCGCAGTACGAGCACCCACCATTACCCCTAGCTCCCTTCCTCGTTAGCAAACTGCGATTAGTTAGCCTTAGCGGACATGAGCTAGCTTAGCATTCCTAGAAGTATACGCCAGGGCAACAAAAAGCTACTTTGTAGTGAGGATATATggtttgttaaaatgtttaccACGTCGTCGAAGCAAAAGGAAACAAATACTTCTCACTTACGTTTTACTATTGTGCTAGAAAACTGGGATACAAAATTTGTTGCTATTGATTCATCTAAAGGTGGTCGAGGACCAACCGCcgcttttttaaaaacactggcAGAGACGTCAACGTCACATCCGGTAAAACGATGCCTTCAAGTGCTGGCCTCAGTTAACATCTCCGTGTTTTTTAGCGATTCACAAAGTGATGTTCTGAAATCCAATGTAATAATGATGTTTagtgaaatgaaattgaaattgagtTTGATTATCAGGCAGCCTCTATCACGTCATCCTCTAAGGCATCTTTCTCAAAGTCCATGACATGCTCACCTTTAGGAGTTTTGGGTACGGTTCCAACAGTATCATAAACGCAGCACAAGGGATGTAGGCATTTTCCTGAAGTAATTTCCAAAATAATAAGTGTTGCCTATTTGGAATCAAACGTGTaactacatacatacatttattcTCATTCTGACTTATCTCTGAGAAGCAGACGGTTGATGTTTAAATTATAGTTATCAAAAGTAAACTACAAATGGTAGTTATCATGAGGAGGACTTGCAAAATGAAAGCTTAGCCTGTAGAAAAGGCCTGAAAGTTGAACAAATTAGATGACACTTGCCTTAGTAATGTTTTACTTCCCTCtcaaaataaacattataaAAGTCTATTAGTGTGCTTCTCCAACAGGGGTAAAATTGTTTACGAAAAACTCATAAAGAGATTTGCTGTGACATTACCTGTCAACATGTTACATTAACCAAAAACACCAAGGATCATTTTAAACTTGGTGATTAAGTCCAGGCTTTGTCAGCTGGAACCTCTTTGAAGtgtgaaaatattattttattcctccctggccagcagggggcaatGTGCCTGTAAATACAGTAATCTCTTTTTGCAAAACTGAatccatatactgtacattccTTCATGGACTTACTTGAAACAATTATGTTTACATGGATAAAATATTTCCATAACCAGTTCAAAATTTGACATTCCACCCATATGATGATTTAAATGTATACTTTCATGACACCAACATTGTTGAATGTAAGACAAAGACCCCAAGACAAACAATACCAgttctttatttaaaacatgcacTTTTCGTTTATAAAAATACTTTCACAAAAACACTGGCACAGTGCAAAGGACTAGCCTTAATAACATTTCAAtttgaaaatatgcaaataaaagtATGTATTGAGAGAAATGATTACAGTATGAGGAAGAATTCTTTGTATCAGGCCtctggggagaaaaaaacacaacaggacagaTGCTTTAGGCCAGATTTCTTTACACAAACTAATGGACTAATGGTTGAGAAAACCATCGTAACATAAACGTGAAACAAACATAATGTCACAAATTGTAACAGCTTGACATTACAACACTGACAACAGTCTGAAGAATAGGGTTAGGTTATTAAACTTTGCCAAACACTGCCATTCAACGATGCAAGGACACAGAAACACTATAaaataatcagctgaaaatataCTTTCCATCCAAGCtggggaaaacaaaaacaatcaatccACAGCCAACCTGGGTTGGTGAAAATATGTATACAATTTTGCATATTCAGAAACAACACTATTGTTCAAAGCTTAACCTCTGGGTGGTGGTAGTGGACAGCAGGAACTAGCTCCTGTTTTCAGTTGTACATAAAGTGATGCAGAAAACATTTGGAAGCAGCACTTTGACTGTTCAAGTAAGGCACCTTAAGTTACAGCGTGGAAGTGTGTGGTAGTTGTTTAGGTTTATACATTTGTGGGTAAATGATTTAACTGTTTGATCTTCACGGGGCAGAGCTCTAACTCAACTGGTACAAGATAGATTCTGGTACGAATAATCACTCATAATGAGCTTCATTGTATGAACAAAACTGAGAAGAATGTAAACTGGGTGCTGTGTCCATTTTTTGGAGTCAgtacagacaaataaatgtaaataatgagtctgtctgctttgtttaaaaataacaaaaacttCTCATTTCAGATCCACTCTGAGCCCTTTATGACTCCATATTTGCTGCTACTGCTGGTGCTGCCACTGCCTCTGTCTGCATCTGCCTtgctggaggtgtgtttggaggTCGGTCGGTGTTTACGTTCACGGTGAGGCTTGCTGTGGTTGTTACCGTGGCTTTGCGGCTGGCTGTAGGCCTGACTGTCGGCCTCCAGCCTGTTCTGAGGCTGACAGGTGTCCTTATGAACACCTCTGGGGCCATCTCCCATCCCTGCTCTGCACAGGTTTTCATCATTACTGGTGTACTGCTGGCGCTCCTCTTGGGCAATGTTCACGTGGTTCTGTCGGCATGCCATCTTGGTGTTTGTGAGGTCAGTGATGGGTAGCGGTTGCTCTTGGTGGCCTGTAGATACCAGAGGAGGCTTGATGGCGATGTTGTACCCAGGTGGAGCTGATGGTGCATTCCAAGAAAAAGGGTAGCTGCTGTAATCCTCTCCGCTCAACCCTGCCTCATTACGAGCTCCTTGTCCCCTTGTCAGCCCGTACAGCTCGTCGTCGGGGAGCTGCATCCGGCGGGACCGTATGATCTCACAGATGGTACCTATGCCCAGGTGAAGCATCTCCCATATATTGAGCGCCAGACAGAGCAGGGAGACCGTGTAcatgatgaggaggaagataGTTTTCTCAGTGGGCCGTGACACAAAGCAGTCCACGTTGTGAGGGCAGGGCTGCTTTGAGCACACGTAGATGGCGGGCACAGCGAATCCATACAGGACATACTGTCCACACAGGAAAGCCACCTCCAGCAAGGAACGGGCCAAGAGCTGAAGGACATAAATCCGCATGAGTCCATCCTCTTTGATACGCTGGCGCCCATCATGCCGTACCTTGGCCTTCACTTTTCCATCACCGCTGTTTCCTTTTGCTGATCCACTaccatcactctcctcctctgccattTCATAGATCATCGGGTCTTCCTCTTGGTCATCCTCAGCCTCTTCGatgcctctgtgctgctttctgCCGCCGAGATAGTGCTTCTTGGGTTTCCTCCGGGAAAACCCCCTCGTTCCTCCGCTGTCTGCCTGCTCCTCCGCACGAGCGATTTTGTTGACAGCATAGCCCAGGTACATGAGAGAAGGGGTGGCCACCAGGATGATTTGGAAAACCCAGAAGCGGACGTGTGACAGCGGAGCGAAGGCGTTGTAGCAGACGTTCTCGCAGCCCGGCTGGCCTGAGTTGCAGACAAACTTGCTCTGCTCATCGTAGTAGATGGACTCTCCTCCTACGGCCGTCAGCACGATGCGGAAAACAATGAGGACAGTGAGCCAGATCTTGCCCACAAATGTAGAATGGTTGTGGATTTCTTCCAGCAGGCGAGTCAGGAAACTCCAACTCATGGTAGTGGCAGGGAAACTACAGTGAGAGGCAACATACACCCTCTGTTACTCCCCTGTGGAGAGAGCAGACGTGATTAACCTCTGAACCATTCTTACAACACTATAAGGAAAGCATCCACTTTAAACATCAAATAGCATTGCCatataaagacaaaatatttgTCCATATAAATAAAGTATGTTTAATCTTTTTCTGTGTCGCTCAATTTgactctctctcccacacacacacaggataaatcaaatatttttaatgCTCCAAATAGAGGCAGCCCACACTCTTCTGCTGTATTCACAAAGTATTTCAGCTCCAAGCACTTTGTCTTTCCTACAGTATACATGTTATCAAATAGTGCAATTCTCCACAATAACAACACGTTTATCCTTGATTCTTATAATAGCTTTGCCCTAAAGCTCATGTCTAAACATACCCTTGGCATTAGTACACATAGGGAAGAGTAATGACAAAGATGGAATGTCTAACCATAATTGCTATTGTTAACCGAATGTCCCTGATAGGCATTTTACAATCTCTGACCAACAATGTTCCAGAAACTAAAAACTTTCTCATcaggtttaaaacaaaaaaacttttttgtgcTGGAATGCGAAGTACTTCAGTATTAAAGTACCGAAACCCTGAAGAGGAATCagcaaaatgactttttcacTGCCACTAACAAGCACTACACATACCCTGGTGACACCAAGGGTATGAGGGGGCATATGCATGTAGtaaatgtgttattattttgaATGCTTTCTCAAAGCTCTTTTGTGGTTTGTTGAATTATTGCTTCAGTAAAACCTTTACTATGAGGTTTTTATCAGCTGGGAAATCTGAATTAACTTCCAATGTACCcactatataaatacaatcCTATGATAGTAGTGTGCAAGCGCTCATTAACACACATATAACTTCAATGATTACAACAAAGGAAATTATGGATATAATGctcacaacaaaaacatggacATCCGTTTTTTAGGATAGTTTATAATCCAACAATTGTGGCTCCTGCACAGTTGCTTGTCATAAGACACGCATCCATCAACCAAAAGGGGACAGAGACTGAGGCAAACAAGGTCATGTGATACAGGAACAGCCTTGAGGTTGTTCTGGGACTGTCACTGTATGAAGTCAATTATGTTATCATGCTGtttggcaaaataaataaaaaagttagTTTTAGTGTGTAGGGTTGGAAACAAAAAGCTATTCTTCCAATCAGATTGCAGTTCTGATTTTAGATTCGCATTTTGGCCAAATTAGGCCCTCTGGCTGTTTTCATGGGCAGGCCTGACCACATGAAAACATAAGATGCGCTTTgctcttatttgttttatgcCTGGAACGATCAATTCATTAGCAAATAGGTGGAAAATGAATCAGTGACAACTTGACAATTCTCTTTAAAATcattcaagaaaaaaacaaatatttgcttGTTCCGGCTTTTCAAAAGCGAagatttattgattttctgttttaattcattgtaaattgaatacatttttgctTTGGACTGTTAGTAGGTGTTCAGACAAAATCAGACATTTGAATACATTCCGACCGGCTCTGGGGGATTGTGACAGCTTTCTCTATTTTATGACAatttattaaatgaaaaaaatgctgttttcattattttcgacaaattgaaaaaaatcaaaacaaaaatcaaaataattgcTAGTTGCCGACCTAATTTGTGTTGTTGAGTTCATTACATTCAAACGTTGCTATTCAGGAGACTTTGTTTTTCATATGCAAAACTATGGCAAAGTGCAAATGCAATTTTATTATTGCATATATAGGTATCCCCACACTTTTATTATTGATGCTAAGCCACAGAAAATTTCTCTCAATGAGATAACAGACATACTGACACACTGTCGCATTGAATCAGTGTGACATTTTATCAAAGAAACCCCCTCAAACTCCTATGAAATCAGGTCCAGCTGCTGTTAACATGCTTCCTTGTGTCTCACTCTGTACAGAAAAACAGTTCTGATTGTCTCATTAAGAGCCACATGCCCTCTAAAACTGCACATCTGGCCACGTTGTGTAATGTACTATTTGGAGACCCAGTAGCACAACTATCACCACCCAAACACAAGTCTTGCGTATGGCAAGAAACTGGGAGGAATCCTTCACATTGCTCATTTTTGGCTCAGCTCATCAGCAAAGTAAATtatgctgctgcacagcaatAGAGAGGAAAGTTAACCGAACTGcaagccatcattcattttcgTTCATAACGAACCAATGTAACACTGAACCTCAGAACAACATGTACAAAACACGTTTAGGTCTAGCTGATCCTCTTGAGTGAAAGTGAGgactcaaaaaaacaaactttgtttatgttttcactAAATTTCAATCTACCCTGCGAAATTTTAGCTGAAGTGAAGTATTTTGATGAGAGCTCTGACAGAATGTGAATAAGGATGCACATGCACGCCACAAACACAGGAGTTATTTGATTTCTGACCTCTTGCAACTTTACAGCCTAGGTCTGACCCTCAAAACTGTGTGGGTCATTCCTATTGGTCATGATTGCATTTTACTcaccaggctagctgttacaGGCTGGACACCACGAGGAAGGGTCCAGTTGGGGAGCAGCACAAGCAGTCAGACAACAATCTAACTTTACCCTGTTTACTTTGAAGGGAAAACAGAACCTCACCCTcccaacacagacacaaacaactggAATAAGAAGATGAATACATGTTTGGATGATTACCTTTCAGTTTTTATGACAAATTTTTGTGATAAACACACTATCTTCCTTCATGCTACACACGCATGCACCAAACCAGAGGCTGCTGTCAACACTTTTGGAAAGTATCTCTGCAGAACCAGCGAATGCAGCAGTAAGTGGACCAGAAGATGAATCCCACGGATATGTCTTTAcataaaacaaaccaaatcaaTCCATTCTTTGCCTAGTCTCAAAATGTAGCCATAGCTCCATAGCCCTAGTTGCTGCTAGTGGCACATCGAATGCCTGAAGGTGATACAGTGCATTTTCCCCAGATGTCTCCCAGCCCCAGACCAACAGCCTCCAGTTTCCTACAGTGCCAGTAAAAGAACTATGTGAGAGTCTAACTTTAAAGAGCAGACAGCCTTGCACATGCCTATCTAAGAAGGCTTCAAGCTGTGAATGTGAAGGTTCGTGGTTTCCTTCAAAGCAGTAAAGTGATACTCCACCCAGAGTCTATCTTTTGAGTATGAAACATTCACTCACTATTAACTTAAAAGGCCACTGTAAAAGGTTTGTAGTTTGCTGACACTGCACGTCCTTATTTAGGTATACttggcagggtttttttttcttgattagagacatacagtacagtataaagCTGACGTGGAAAAAGATGGAAACAAGAAGAGGGATTGGCAGGAGAAAATAGCGATGTGTTGATCCAGGGACATGCACCAATCCATGATGAGACTAAATAAGATGGCGCCAGTAAGTTGGCTTGCAAATCAAAAAGTGATGTGTTTGTTTAGACATGCATCATACAATGTATACCATGTCTTGGTTACTAAGCATCAATAAAGACTAAATCAAAACTAAAGAGCAATGGCAGAAATAGGCAGATGTGATTTACTTCATAACCACATTACATAACTCTCTGCAAATTTACTTGAATAAAATAACTATCTGTCCTCAGAAAGTGCGACAGAGAAGGACTGCAAGTGTAATTACCTAAACTTTAGATACAGCATCTCCCATCACTTTATACCCAGACATGGAGCCCACAGGGTACGGGGGTCATCTACTCAAACATGTCAAACCACACAGAAGATGCACAACATAACGGGATCTAGACACAAGCCTCTGGCATGGAGATCTAATTTGTCATGCTGAAGAAGCCAAtactactgtgctgtgcttGCATTAGT contains:
- the LOC121624801 gene encoding gap junction gamma-1 protein-like, which encodes MSWSFLTRLLEEIHNHSTFVGKIWLTVLIVFRIVLTAVGGESIYYDEQSKFVCNSGQPGCENVCYNAFAPLSHVRFWVFQIILVATPSLMYLGYAVNKIARAEEQADSGGTRGFSRRKPKKHYLGGRKQHRGIEEAEDDQEEDPMIYEMAEEESDGSGSAKGNSGDGKVKAKVRHDGRQRIKEDGLMRIYVLQLLARSLLEVAFLCGQYVLYGFAVPAIYVCSKQPCPHNVDCFVSRPTEKTIFLLIMYTVSLLCLALNIWEMLHLGIGTICEIIRSRRMQLPDDELYGLTRGQGARNEAGLSGEDYSSYPFSWNAPSAPPGYNIAIKPPLVSTGHQEQPLPITDLTNTKMACRQNHVNIAQEERQQYTSNDENLCRAGMGDGPRGVHKDTCQPQNRLEADSQAYSQPQSHGNNHSKPHRERKHRPTSKHTSSKADADRGSGSTSSSSKYGVIKGSEWI